Part of the Antechinus flavipes isolate AdamAnt ecotype Samford, QLD, Australia chromosome 2, AdamAnt_v2, whole genome shotgun sequence genome is shown below.
CACAGACTTGAGTGTTAAAAAAGATCTATCTATTAGACACATGAATATTCTTTGTGAAGTCTATGCATGACTTGATTCACTATACTATCTGATATATTACTTTACAGTAGATCATGGCTCCTGGCAAGTCCTACTGAATTGAACAAGGCTTTGAATATGAGTTCGGTAATAGTCTACATATTTGCTTTTCCAGATCAGAATAGTTAAGTTCAAAGAAGCACATCATTACTTTGGACTTTCCAGCTTCAGCAGCTTTTATTTACCCAAGGCATAGTGGGTTTCAGAATATATTGGTAGGCAGAGTAAATAGTCACACCAGTGAAATTATATATCTTTGAAGCAAAATCTAATTTAGTATAAATATTTAGTTTGGGTGTTTAATTTCCAGGTTTTGAGTTAAGTAGGGCTCATAACTTTGAAAGTATAGCATTCCAATAATTCCCATAGTAAATTACAAATTGATAACTTGAAAATTTGAacaaattttatgtatataacaTGACTGTGCCCTAAGTGAAAtcttatgcttaataaatataattttttccttcttctctccctcccttcttcccttcctttctccctcccttccttcctgcctccctctttcctttcctccctccctccctctatcccccctcctcttcctccttctctccctcttctccctcccttcttctcttcctctcctccttctctccctccttttctttctccctctctcccttcctccctctttcttcctatctttctttctctctcttttcttcctctccctccctcccccctttctttcaaAAGGGGAACCTATTGCTTCTTGATGCAGTCCATTCTACTTACTGGTTAACTATAATTGTTTGAAAGTGTTCTCTTGACATCTGGCCTGTATTTGGCTCTGCAACTTCCACtcattatttctgattctgctttctgGGACCACATAGAACAAAGTTAATCTTTCTGCTGCTATAGGACAAACAGCCTGACAGACTCTATTTATTTGAAGATGCTTTTCCTGAGTCTTAGCGTGAGGTATTGGGGAGAAGATGACAGGTATTTTAAAAAGATGCCGTTCTTACAACACTATAGAGAACTAACAAATTTTTTGGTTTAATTTGTGTAATCAGTATAATGGAGGACTGGCTATGACAGGAGCTAACATGGTAAgttaattcaaagaaaaaactcACTAAGTATTTCCTGTGAACATAGCACAGATCTAGGGGATGTGTATGcatagagaaaaaagggaaaaaaggaacaatCTTTTCCCTCAGGGAACTTAAATTTTAAGGGAAATAACTTTATTTTGTACTCTCAATTTCCCTTTTTGTAATTGAGATGAGAATGGGTATGTAAAcctattttgtttactttttccattGGTGGTAGATTTACTTATATACAATAACATATAAAGAATAACATGTCACCATTTTAAATGTGCCTACTTTGAAAGATAATAAAGATATAACATGTATTctaaatatttgtgatttttcaGTTGTTCCTACCACGATGAAGATTGTAGCCCCACTTTTTGGTTTCACAACTCCACTGTTACTTGGCAGATAGTCCTTTAGTAGTGAACCTACTTAGGCTTGTCATTgaacatgtttgtttttttgaccGTAATCAGACTTTATAGTGTGTTTAACTTTCCAGACCTTATGCATCACTGGTTAACTTCATTGCTATAAGAACTGTTCAACTTTTAGTCCCTCTTGTTTTCAAACCTGGCCTTATGACAGTTAAGCATTTGTCTATGCCCATCCAAGATGGTACACTGGtgaaggaaaagagtaatatgTAAATGTAGCATATGCTGTGATTTTTATCATCGTTGTCTTATAACTTTACAGTTTCTTTTTTTGCAGAGTTGGCATATAATgagaatagaggaaaaaagactTATACTATTTTTGTGTAGCTCCTTTGATAATAACTGTCTCAGAATGTAATTGTGATTAATTTGTATCATAATTatctttttgtcatcttagtTTCTTCTGGGGAAATAATAGAAGTATTGCATGGCTCCCCATCCCCTAATATCCTTCTGCCATATTAAATGTGTGTTCTTGTATCATATTCTTTTAGGCATTAGAGGAGACATAAAGTTTTAACTTCTCACAGGAGTTAATTTATAATAacaaagatatatagatagataaaataatatacaatattactTGGAGAGTGCATCTGTTTTAAAATGAAGTCTAAAGTATAAAGGGTCAAGTGATACCAAACTGTTGCCATTTAGACatggattttaatttctttatccagtGGTAAAGATGGTTTGCTATTTTGTCATTCACATATCTCCTCTTACCCAGAAACTTTTGCCAGTAGTAGCATTTATTTTTGAGACAGCAGATAATTATTGTAGATAATGTGGAATAAAATATGAGGGACAAAAAGGCTGCTTTAGATGAAtgttaaggtccctttcagctctaatgaTCTATAATGCAAACTATAATCTTAGCCTCATTATCCTTGTGCTTGAGTAAACCTTAAATGATATAACTTTTGAGTGCTTCACTTTATGTTGCCAGACTTGAGATTTATGATTTCCAAGTCTGGCAtggttaataataatttttttaatgaagtacAGTGGGTCAAGtaccccattttactgatgataaaaaaaattctgaggtttGTCATTTATCTGGTTAAAAAGTAGTACTTTACTAGATTGTACTTGCAGTGATAAGGACTGTCTTGGAGCATCTATTTTGTTTACTGGGCTTTGCTCTCTTGCCTTGGCAGTCTTCTGTTTCCTGGACTGTattggtaatttgtttttcttttggagatGGGTGGGTGAGGGAGATATGTATAAGCAcatacctttttaaatttaatttatattaccactttttaaaatttaaatagtctaaaaaataaaaatattttgatttgtaGAGATTGCCTGACTGAgttataaatgttcacactgaaaatttaacaatcatcaaATCAGTCTGAGCTGACTCTAGTACCCCTTTGCTCTCTAtggatacatatacacacatatatacacacccacaaaatcaaaagaaatctcCACATTGACTAATTaggcatacatatacacatatgtgtgcataaatACATACTTACAaataaatgcatgtgtgtgtgagtgtgtgtgtatatatttatatcaatatacCTCATACTATACCCTGAGACTATTACTTCTCTATCAGGAGATGTTTGACATGCCATTTTGACCTTTTGGAATCATGGTTagtcattacattgatcagagttcttaaatctttcgtAGTTTATAATGTTATTGAATAAAGTGTTCTTCTGCTTCCACTTACTTTACTCTGCATAAATTTATAAAAGCCTTCTTTACTttgttctgcatcagtttatataagttcaggtttttttttttttttttttaaatcatccgtTTCATCATTGCTTTTACTGTAatcatattcctttatattcatatattgtaaTTTGTTCAAtctttccccaattaatgggtaccCCCTTAAGTTTCCATTCTTtgtcaatgtaaaaaaaaaaaaactagcataaatgtttatatatatatttccttttcttctttctttgatctctttggaagtATGGGCCTAGTAGTGGTATCATTTGATCAAAGATTATACATAGTTTAGCTGTTTTCTGatcataattccaaactgctttctagaatAGCTGGAGTAATTCACAGTCCCACCAACATCAATAATGTGCTTATTATCTCTAagcctctccaatatttgtcaatccctctccccctttttttggcCGCTTTGATGAGTACAGCCTCAGGTATTTCTCTGACAATCTGTGATTTAGAAGTATCTAACTCCCATGAGTTGCAGGCAACCAGATTGAAATGGTAATTgtgaaatttttaacaaaattaatgaaaatgcaaaatggatcatgTTAATTTGTGCTTTTATAAGCCAGTATGTGAGCCATAGGGATCCATTTCTGCTTGAATTTGACACCAGTAATTTGGAACATTTCTTGTTAATGTGGATATttatagcttgaatttcttcttcttcatttcctttgattatttcctatttgggGGAATAGTTCTTACACATTTGAAATAGgagagtgtgtatgtatgtgtttcttggaaatgagatctttatcagagaaacttgctgtaaagatatatttttaaattggtttacctgtttcccttctaatattagttgtactagttttgtttgtacaaaactttgaTTTTACATAACCAGATTAGTCCTTTTGTGATCCTCTCTAACCCCTGTTTACTCATGTACTCTCTTTTTCTGTAGAtatgaaagatattttttcccttgCTCCTCTCATTTTCTAATGCTGTAACTTTTTATTTCTGTGATGTATCCATAGGTCTTATTTCCATAATCAGAGTAAACCTCTTGATTAGTGTTTTCCAACGTTGGGACTTTAGAATTTTTAAGAGAATTCATAAATACATTCGTGAAACCATTAAATTTAGAATGTTCATTGCTTTAACTAGATATCTCATGTacaaaaactacaaaataaaactAGACATCTCATTAAAAGGACTCAGTGGAatatctaaatataatttttcttgtaatAAACTCATTACTCATTTACAGCCAATCAAATTCATAtagcttattattttttcaatcaagAGATACTTAATAGCACATTTCTCCAATAGATCTGTGAAATTTTGTTTAGTTCTCTTGATGGAAATTAGTTACCATTGCTCTAGGATAAGTATTTGTTTCCTTTGAAAAGTTGTGTTGGGGTTTATTTGAGCTTTTCCCCCTTATTCCCATTTTGACAGAGTGAAAATATCTTTTGCTTCATTTATAGATGGCAGAATAGTTTGGAATTATCCTGTCCTATGTTCTTGGAGATTTCTCTCTTACAAGCCACTTATATAGTGCAttagtatttgacaaaacaattattatactttgatttctaatttacttaaatttttttgtgatagcaagaaactggaagcatATTTGCTTGCCTATtgattggggaaaggctgaataaattgtggtatgtttATGTAATGgactattgtactgtaagaaataatgaatatgacaATTTCAAAGAAACATATAAACAATATTAAGGAAATactgtaattaaaaaatataaccaTAATATAAAGGAACATAATAGTAAAAGATTCATACCAGTACATTGATCAATTCTGCCTACTGAGGactgataataaaacaaaattatcccctcctcccccctgccTCTCTGCCAGCATACTTCAATCTTCTTAATAGGAGAGGTATGATAGATGTAAGTCTTATATTGTCAAGGCTTGCTCAGTGTGCCAGATTAGTTTGCTTTACTTCCTTGTTAGAAGAgagttttattttggggggaggaggtagACTACAGGAAAATAacagtgatataaaaaaaaaaaagaagcaacatAACACTAAAAAATTAGCTTACTGTTGGTAGTTCAGAGAAACTTTAGAGCCTTATTAACTAGTTCTGGTCAATtaacttgtttaaaaaattttttttattatagctttttattgacagaacatatgcatggataatttttcaacattgtcccttgcgatcacttctgttccaacttttcctttccttccctccactccctctcctagatggtaggcaatctcatacatgttaaagtatatcttaaatacaatatatgtgtatatatttgtacagttctcttgttgcacaaggaaaaaaaaacagatttagaaaggtaaaaataacctgggaagaaaaacaaaaatgcaagcagtccacattcagttcttagtgttctttctctgggtgtagctggttttattcatcactgatcaattggaactgaattggatcttctcattgccgaagataatccacttccatcagaattgatcctcatatagtattgttgaagtgtataatgatctcctgataatgctcatttcacttttttttagttttttatttaaattttaaattttaattttaaagtttttaaaaattttttattatagttttttatttacaagatatatgcatgggtaatttttcatcattgacaattgcaaaaccttttgttccaattttttccctcctcctccactctctcccccccccccccccccagatggcaggttgaccaatacatattaaatatgttaaagtatatgttaaatacaatatatgtatacctgtccatacagttattttgctgtacaaaaataattggactttgaaatagtgtacaattaacctgtgaagaaaataaaaaatgcaggcggacaaaaatagagggattgggaattctatgtagtggttcatactcatttcccagagttctttcgctgggtgtagctggttcaattcattactgctccattggaactgatttggtttatctcattattgaagagggccacatccatccagaattgatcatcatatagtattgttgaagtatataatgatctcctggtgctgctcatttcactcagcatcagttcatgtaagtctctctgggcctttctgaaatcatcctgctggtcatttcttacagaacaataatattccataacattcatataccacaatttacccagccattctctaattgatgggcatccattcaatttccagtttctagccactaaaaaagggctgccacaaacatttttatacatacaggtccttttcccttctttaatatctctttgggatataagtccagtagtaacactgctggatcaaagggcatgtacagtttgataactttttgagcatagttccaaattgctttccagaattgttggatctgttcacaactccaccaacaatgcattagtggcccagttttcctgtatcccctccaacattcgtcattatcttttcctgtcatcttagccaatctgacaggtgtgtagtggtatttcagagttgtcttaatttgcatttctctgatcaatagtgatttggaacgcCCTTTCTTATGaatagaaatactttcaatttcatcatctgaaaattgtctgttcatatcctttgctgGTCAATTAACTTTACAACTTCAAGAATATGTAATTTAATGGGTTCTTTCCTCCAGGCCAGTAAGAAGCATCAGAATTTGACGTTAGTGGCGTCTGAACAATTAAAACTATAGCAATTGAGTAAAATCAATAATATAATAAGAGGCCTATGTGAAATATAAGTAAGTAATGCTTTCAATCTTGTGCATATGAGAatagattttacattttaatgttttttatttttcattcgtTTCTAGCATCACCTGTGAAACAAACCTTAgaaactgtggaaactgagtcaacAGTTAACCATACTAGAGCTAATGTTTCCACCACCAGTGTCCCATTCCCCGTGCCcagttcagaaaaaaatgaagtgatcaCATCTGTAGTTTCTCTGTCACCTACTACCATGCCTCAAATGGAAGTTGATGCTACTGAAGATACTAGAATAGAAGAAGAGGAACTTCTTACGTTAAACAGTTCTCCATCTGTAACCAAGGATGCTTTGGACAATGGAGATTATGGAGAACAAGACTATGACTGGACTCCCAATTCTAGAGATGATACCGATGAGCAAATGCAAGAAAATACAGGTTATGCAGGATTTGAACAGACTGTTAATCTGAACAGTTTTCATGAGACAAAATCCTTTAAGTCTCCATCATCAAATATAGAAGAGGAAGacagccatttcttttttcatctcattatttttgctcttttgatTGCTATTGTTTACATCACATATCATAACAAAAGAAAGGTGAGTTTGAGAATTTTCTTTACCTTTACCACCGCATGTCATTATCAAGTTTTTTCCCAAGTACTGTTAAATATCTCCTTATTATGTTTTGACCCATGGTACCTATGTACAATTTTACTTCTGAAGAGATTTATTTCCACTTTTCGTTCATATAATGAAATCtttgaaacatttccatattagagtTTTTGAAATTATAACTTTTCTGACTAAACTAAATGTAGTCAGATAGTGAAAATTAATGATGCTAGGAAACGTGACTATTATTGATGGTTATATTTTTGCAAGAACTTGGTTAATTTGAAGGTAAAATTTAAGGATATCTAATCAGTAATCTACATATCTGCATTCCagttttgtatgtgtgtatattaaacCTCATAGCCCAACATGATAACTTGTGTGTCCTTCTGATTGTGAATTAAATTGGATCTTTAATGATCAAagtaaatagatttaaaaaatgttttctatataaaCTAAGTATGACTATTGCTatagaattcattttcttaaaaaaatttaacattttataccTTTAAATTTACTTTGGCACTTCATTcatggcttgttttttttttttttttttaaagcagaatagatttaaaatatctatttcttattttatattttttgcatatCATTAATTCCTTTTGAATTCCCAGTATTACTGGCATGTATTGTGTTagtagtttttaataatttaataatttcttgaaagttttgTTGTGAATTCTTGTTCATTTCTTTGTTAATAtcactttactttcttttttattcagttGTCAAGTGACATTGATTTTTTGATAGTCTAAAGTAacagcttttaatttttattttctccactttttaatatttctccttttgCTCTTGTTTTCAGATTGCTAATATGTTAATTTTTTGTAGtatttttagttgttttaattcacacttattgttatttatttattaatataagttccagaattatagaattttctttgaaaactgccctatattagaatttttttttctgatatttagtTTATTCATTATTAATTTGACTGGATTATGCTTTTAAGGAGACTGAACtcaatctgtgatttctttggcataAGAAACTCCCACATAAGGAAATTCCCACTGTTAATCCACCTTCACtggaatttatagtcttaaagagttatTTAGAGCACTGAGAAGTTGAATAATTTATTagcacagtcacatagctagaatgtTTCAGAGAAAGGACTTAAACCCTGGTTTTTGTGGCTTTGAGATCAACTCTTTATTCACTATGCTATGCTGTCTTTCTGTCCATAAAGgaccatttattatatatttttctttatttatttgtatgctttctttttgttttagcaTATTGCTGATATACTAGGcattccaaaaaaattttaatgcagtTTTCAACTATTAAAGCTTAATACATTTTAGTAACATAAAACTGCATTAACTGCATTTTTGGGGTGCCCTGAGTATATGTACACTTTAATATTCCTATTTAAAGTTATCATGGGTCATTCATACCATTGAACTCTCTAGTTTCCTTCTTGTTTATCCTTTAGTTTTGTTTAACTAAGAGAGGAATATTCATGTCTTCTATCAGTGTTTTTTTCCCtaggttttctttaaaaaattgagtcTATGCTATTTGGTACATgtacattaatattattttttcattacaatattttttaaataattgttttcctctcttgacttttaatttttattgatactttATTTGAAATCATAATTGTAATTCTTGCCTTTTTTAGTCATTTGAAGCACTAAATAACTACAtttctgtgtatatgtgaatTTAGGGTTCTGtgaatatataaaacatagatatttaaagtgttttaaatGTCTAAAAATGTATACCAATGACTAAAAAtgtacacacactcatacacatatatattcagcATGTAGTGAACTTTGATTTTCTATCATTTCCTTACGTTTTCCTCTTGTTGGGGAATCAAATGGTAATTAAACATTTAAGGTTCTAATTATTAAATGTGcgacttttaaaaatgaactatttACATAAATAGAATTGCTCtccatttgttttgcttataacaagcttttctttctcccattatcTTGACTAATCTCAGATACCTTGGAtatacttttattattgttgtttattctttcttttgtttatttaacctttctttctTAACTCAGATAAATTTGTCAGAACTTTCCACATCACTCTTGTTActttgtaataactttttagaAGAAGTTGTTTTCCGTCTATTTCTTTCTTACATTTCATCTAGAAATCATATAGAATAAGTTATTTCTTGACGGAGGAATAGGATTGAGAAGAAACTTCCTTAACCTTAACCTTTTTTTAACCTTACTCCATTCTTATTTTTTGTCCATTTCCTTATCATTTATCTTTAATGTCATGCCATTCTTGCTTTGGATTCTTTCCAAGCCATGCTTCCTGGCTAGCAAATTACTTTCCCTCAGAGTGTGAGTTAAAATTAAGCCCATTTTGAAATAGCTAATCAATCCTTGACCTAAAGCATCCAGATCCTTTTACTCACCTCCTAATTCTCCAATCAGTTGCCTTTTCTTATTATCTTCTCCTTCAACCCAATCTTATATGAAGATGTGACCTTTCTTCATGCCAAGGTAAATATGAGTAAATGATCCCAGTCTTTCCTATATTCTGTAAACAaatttcctcttctcccatccTCATTCTGTTGTACCTTGATGCCTACAAATACTTTGATGTATCTTCCATCCTTAAGAAATCATTTGATCCGATTATCTTTGTTAGCTTGTGTCCCATATCTTTGTCATTCTTTGTGGCTAAACTCATAAAGAAAATCTTTTACACTTGATGTATATACTTTTCTGCTTaccttttaaattctttgaatttgaagatttttgcttttattaattGATATGGATTGGGGAGATTTCCCCTAGGAAATCTTTCTGAGAAAGATTTCCAAGTTTTTGCCTCTAAATTTACCAAGTGTCGCATTGAACtctcccttattttattttttgagatacacacacacacacacacacacacacacacacacatttaggttatacatgtgtatattccttttttacacatttccacatatgtcatattgggagagaaaaaagagaaaaaccacaagaaagaaaaaaaaaacagaagaaaaagaagtgaaaatagtgtgctttgatacatattcagtatccatagttctctctcgatgtggatggcatttttcatcccaagtctattggaattgccttgaatcacttggaattagctcttctcagcaaagcTAAGTTTATattagttgatcattacacaattttGCTGTTTTCCTGTATCTGCTAGCTTCACTcgccatcagttcatgtaagtcttttccaggcttttctgaaaataatttcattatatatgtgtgtgtgtgtgtgtgtgtgttctgcaTTTTAAATAGAACTTTCTTCTGGAAAAATACTTtagatatttcatatatatatatatatatatatatatatatatatatatatcactttccagttctttgccaccacaaaaagagctgctacaatcatttttgcacatatggatcctttcccttcttttatgatctctttgagatataaacccagtagaaacccactattggatcaaaggttatgcacatagtttgatagttctttggatcagttcacaacactaccaacaatacattagtgttccagttttcccacatcccctccaacatttatcattatcttttctgagCATTTTAGCCCATCCAATACGTGTGAGGTACTAACTCAGAAgtgttgtaatttgcatttctctaatcaatagtgatttagagaattttttcatatgcctataaatggctttaatttcttttcatcttaaaattttctgttcatatcctttgaccatttatcatttggggaacaacttgtattttttaaaatttgactcaattctttctatattttagaaatgaggcctttatcagaaacacttaattttttccccagccTTCTGGCTtatcttctaatcttgtctgcattggttttgtgcaaaaatttttgaatataatgtaatcaaaatcgtccattttgtatttcataatgtt
Proteins encoded:
- the C2H5orf15 gene encoding keratinocyte-associated transmembrane protein 2, which encodes MPSVPARRTMEVALQERPPPRLRESSHRRPDLPARASPILLLLLLLLLASPELLSASPVKQTLETVETESTVNHTRANVSTTSVPFPVPSSEKNEVITSVVSLSPTTMPQMEVDATEDTRIEEEELLTLNSSPSVTKDALDNGDYGEQDYDWTPNSRDDTDEQMQENTGYAGFEQTVNLNSFHETKSFKSPSSNIEEEDSHFFFHLIIFALLIAIVYITYHNKRKIFLMVQSRKWRDGLCSKTVEYHRLDQNVNEAMPSLKITNDYIF